The proteins below are encoded in one region of Paenibacillus albus:
- a CDS encoding BaiN/RdsA family NAD(P)/FAD-dependent oxidoreductase has product MTYDVIIIGGGSAGLMAGIAASKHGAKVLLLDKGDKLGRKLGISGGGRCNVTNNKDIDELIKHIPGNGRFLHSSLANFGNKDIIAFFEQLGIRLKEEDNGRMFPVSDKAKTVVDALINQVRGQGVDIRVNTPVKRVNFSEDGVLGVTTASGENISSRSVIIAVGGKSVPHTGSTGDGYPWAEAAGHTITDLFPTEVPITVNEPFIASKELQGLSLREVSLSVWNAKGKKQISHEGDMIFTHFGISGPIALRCSQFVVKQLKQAGGGSVLLTIDLFPGRSTDEVYAESLQLVKLEAKKSIKNVLKGYLPERMIPLLLAAAELDEQLTYDNIPKQSWLALVKLMKAFPLRAYGTLKLEDAFVTGGGVNLKEIDPKTMESKLKSGLFFCGEVLDIHGYTGGYNITAAFSTGYTAGTNAALN; this is encoded by the coding sequence ATGACATATGACGTAATTATTATCGGCGGCGGCTCGGCAGGCCTAATGGCGGGTATCGCAGCGAGCAAGCACGGCGCGAAGGTGCTGCTGCTGGACAAGGGCGACAAGCTCGGACGCAAGCTTGGCATCTCCGGAGGAGGCCGCTGCAACGTCACCAATAACAAGGACATCGACGAGCTCATCAAGCATATACCGGGCAACGGAAGATTTTTGCACAGCTCGCTTGCGAATTTCGGCAACAAGGATATCATCGCGTTCTTCGAGCAGCTCGGCATTCGGCTGAAGGAAGAAGATAACGGCCGGATGTTCCCCGTATCGGACAAAGCGAAGACCGTCGTTGATGCCCTCATCAATCAAGTACGGGGGCAAGGCGTCGATATCCGTGTGAACACGCCGGTGAAACGGGTGAATTTCAGCGAGGATGGCGTGTTGGGCGTGACGACCGCATCTGGCGAAAATATATCTAGCAGAAGCGTCATCATCGCAGTAGGCGGCAAATCCGTACCTCATACCGGCTCGACCGGAGATGGCTATCCGTGGGCGGAAGCGGCGGGGCACACCATTACCGATCTGTTCCCGACTGAGGTGCCGATTACGGTCAATGAACCTTTCATTGCGAGCAAGGAGCTGCAGGGCTTGTCGCTGCGTGAAGTAAGCCTCTCCGTCTGGAATGCGAAGGGCAAGAAGCAGATCTCGCATGAAGGCGATATGATCTTCACGCATTTCGGCATATCCGGCCCGATTGCGCTGCGCTGCAGCCAGTTTGTCGTGAAGCAGCTGAAGCAAGCTGGCGGAGGCAGCGTTCTGCTGACCATCGACCTCTTCCCAGGCCGAAGCACCGATGAGGTATACGCGGAATCGCTGCAGCTGGTCAAGCTCGAAGCGAAGAAATCAATCAAGAATGTGCTGAAAGGCTACCTGCCTGAGCGCATGATCCCGCTGCTTCTGGCAGCTGCAGAGCTGGACGAGCAGCTGACCTATGACAACATCCCGAAGCAGTCTTGGCTTGCGCTTGTGAAACTTATGAAGGCTTTTCCGCTCCGCGCATATGGGACGCTGAAGCTGGAGGATGCTTTTGTCACTGGCGGGGGCGTGAACTTGAAGGAAATTGATCCGAAGACGATGGAATCCAAGCTGAAGAGCGGGCTCTTCTTCTGCGGCGAAGTGCTCGATATTCACGGGTATACCGGCGGATACAATATTACAGCAGCGTTCTCGACGGGCTATACGGCCGGCACGAATGCCGCGCTGAACTAG
- the acpS gene encoding holo-ACP synthase has product MIIGIGHDISSIDRMEKLLQGEIGKKFISRILTGREQELAAQTSGSRRVEFVSGRFAAKEAVSKAFGCGIGSTLGFQDIEIDRHSSGRPICRMSEGAWARLGLGSAQTRIHVSISHDHSLASAYVIAEQVQAAEE; this is encoded by the coding sequence GTGATTATTGGCATCGGACATGACATCTCGTCGATTGACCGAATGGAGAAGCTTCTTCAAGGCGAGATAGGAAAAAAATTCATTAGCAGAATATTAACCGGGCGGGAGCAGGAGCTTGCAGCACAAACGAGCGGTTCGAGGCGAGTGGAGTTTGTGTCGGGCCGCTTTGCTGCGAAGGAAGCGGTATCCAAAGCGTTCGGCTGCGGAATCGGCAGCACGCTCGGATTTCAAGACATCGAGATCGACCGGCACAGCAGCGGCCGACCGATCTGCCGTATGAGCGAAGGCGCTTGGGCACGGCTTGGGCTGGGCTCAGCGCAGACACGGATTCACGTCTCCATCTCCCATGACCATTCGCTCGCTTCCGCCTATGTAATCGCCGAGCAGGTACAGGCTGCTGAGGAATGA
- a CDS encoding c-type cytochrome, with the protein MQNHSTYLRLSAKWGFSLLPAVFAAALLSGCDSSSSVQTAAAGVPKVFKSNCISCHGTNLQGRMGASTNLTEVGKRMTKDEITKQIKDGGGGMPAFESRLSAAEIEDLASWLSKKK; encoded by the coding sequence ATGCAGAACCACTCTACATATCTGAGATTATCAGCAAAATGGGGTTTTTCCCTGCTTCCCGCCGTGTTTGCGGCAGCGCTTCTGAGCGGCTGCGACTCGTCCTCTTCGGTCCAAACGGCTGCTGCTGGTGTGCCCAAGGTATTTAAATCCAATTGCATTTCGTGCCACGGCACCAATCTGCAGGGTCGTATGGGTGCTTCAACGAATTTGACGGAAGTAGGCAAAAGAATGACGAAGGACGAAATCACCAAGCAGATTAAGGACGGGGGAGGCGGCATGCCCGCATTCGAGAGCAGGCTCTCTGCAGCGGAAATCGAAGATCTCGCCAGCTGGCTGAGCAAGAAAAAATAA
- the nadE gene encoding ammonia-dependent NAD(+) synthetase, whose protein sequence is MSLQGEIIKQLGVKPEIDPAAEVRRRVDFLKEYVVKSGTTGLLIAISGGVDSAVATGLCKLATDELSAETGKEYITLGVFQPYGEQVDIADSYAVAEALGLKHRVETNIQEAVDEITLEAEHSLKAIGISRHLSRGGKGNVKARTRMVTQYALAFELNLLVVGTDHASEAITGFYTKWGDGAVDITPLSTLNKRQVRQLAAVLGVPETVITKAPTAGLWEGQTDEQELGITYDENSDYLEGKQVSDAAREKLEKQFTRTAHKRDPIPGI, encoded by the coding sequence ATGAGTCTACAAGGGGAAATCATCAAGCAATTAGGCGTTAAACCAGAGATCGACCCGGCAGCGGAGGTTCGCCGGCGGGTTGATTTCTTGAAAGAATATGTAGTGAAGTCAGGTACGACCGGACTGTTGATCGCCATTAGCGGCGGTGTGGACAGCGCGGTTGCGACGGGGCTTTGCAAGCTTGCAACAGACGAACTGTCCGCTGAGACGGGCAAAGAATATATAACGCTCGGCGTGTTCCAGCCATATGGCGAACAAGTCGACATTGCAGACAGCTACGCGGTAGCTGAAGCACTGGGTCTTAAGCATCGCGTTGAGACGAACATTCAAGAAGCGGTTGATGAGATTACGCTTGAGGCTGAACATAGCCTCAAGGCAATCGGCATCTCGCGGCATCTCAGCCGCGGCGGCAAAGGCAATGTGAAGGCCCGCACGCGGATGGTAACGCAGTACGCTCTCGCGTTCGAGCTGAACCTTCTCGTTGTCGGCACCGACCATGCGTCCGAAGCGATCACCGGCTTCTACACGAAGTGGGGCGACGGCGCGGTTGACATCACGCCGCTCAGCACACTGAACAAGCGGCAGGTTCGCCAGCTGGCGGCCGTTCTCGGCGTGCCGGAGACGGTCATCACGAAGGCGCCGACCGCTGGCCTATGGGAAGGCCAAACCGACGAGCAGGAGCTGGGCATCACATACGATGAGAACAGCGACTACCTCGAAGGCAAGCAAGTGAGCGATGCTGCTCGCGAGAAGCTCGAGAAGCAATTCACGCGCACTGCCCACAAGCGTGATCCGATCCCTGGGATTTAA
- a CDS encoding ATP-binding protein: MWKLMLLQFLVALLPVFVFQIWFDFTKPRKNILILITSVCASSIIMALCICSEVQGFDLDYRYVPMIIGSLYGGSAIMLTLTAIFAVSQWAFMHGDWGWIEIGGALLLLPMMYKFHKGFLNLSQRRKLMIVLSLTTAVLIIRASSFMYYYHVKHPQLTSSELTHLILHELAYFLVMWLFVVFSESLLQRERIAHQLKGVTNNYRIEVQKLQQFIDETPLGVIFVDSYGVITHINEMAIHLLRDKVGGKTRYELLGQHFTIMYDHIEKDVLGRLLHQALNGHKLSTEYVEEQGKIYLNSGICVRDIQNNTIIGAALIAHDITELNRLRAELGRMERLSLVGQMAASITHEIRNPMAVIRGFVQLMKERSPGDQQGYYRIVMDELDRANSIINDFLSLAQNRIVEKEKCSLHVIINDIMPLLMADANMRGQSIELHLADRIPTLMLNEKEMKQLILNLARNGMEAMDQHGVLRLETTAYPDYVELCVTDSGSGIPPEKLERLFEPFFTTKTRGTGLGLPLCLSIVEGHGGEIAVDSKEGTGTTFKVKFYRNRNYIGATTATAAGMHLA, from the coding sequence GTGTGGAAGCTAATGCTCCTGCAATTTCTTGTCGCATTATTACCTGTCTTCGTCTTCCAGATCTGGTTCGACTTCACAAAGCCGCGCAAAAACATCCTGATTCTCATTACTTCTGTATGTGCATCAAGTATTATTATGGCGCTGTGCATTTGCTCGGAGGTTCAAGGGTTCGATCTGGATTACCGCTATGTGCCGATGATCATCGGTTCCTTGTATGGCGGCAGTGCTATTATGCTGACGTTGACTGCAATCTTTGCCGTATCGCAATGGGCATTCATGCATGGCGACTGGGGCTGGATAGAAATCGGCGGCGCATTGCTCTTACTGCCTATGATGTATAAGTTCCACAAAGGCTTTTTGAATCTATCGCAGCGGCGCAAACTTATGATTGTACTAAGCTTGACGACTGCTGTCCTTATTATCAGAGCGTCCTCCTTCATGTATTACTACCATGTGAAGCATCCTCAGCTTACCTCTTCCGAACTGACTCACCTCATCCTTCATGAGCTTGCTTACTTCTTAGTTATGTGGTTGTTTGTTGTTTTCTCGGAAAGTCTGCTGCAAAGAGAGAGAATTGCGCATCAGCTTAAAGGCGTCACGAATAATTACCGTATTGAGGTGCAGAAGCTGCAGCAGTTTATCGACGAGACGCCGCTTGGTGTTATATTCGTCGATTCATACGGCGTTATCACCCATATTAATGAAATGGCGATTCATCTGCTGCGAGACAAAGTCGGCGGCAAAACGCGCTATGAGCTGCTTGGTCAGCATTTTACGATTATGTACGATCATATTGAGAAGGACGTGCTCGGGAGGCTGCTGCATCAAGCGCTTAACGGGCATAAGCTATCGACGGAATACGTAGAGGAACAGGGTAAAATCTATCTTAACTCCGGCATCTGTGTTCGCGATATTCAGAACAATACGATTATCGGCGCAGCTCTTATCGCGCACGATATTACCGAGCTTAACCGGCTGCGCGCGGAGCTTGGACGAATGGAGCGGCTCAGCCTTGTCGGACAGATGGCGGCGAGCATTACTCATGAGATTCGGAATCCGATGGCGGTTATTCGCGGTTTTGTTCAGCTGATGAAAGAACGCAGTCCCGGCGATCAGCAAGGTTATTACAGAATCGTCATGGATGAACTCGACCGTGCGAACAGCATCATTAATGACTTTCTGTCTCTTGCACAGAATCGGATCGTGGAGAAGGAGAAATGCTCGCTCCATGTCATTATTAACGACATTATGCCGCTCTTGATGGCCGATGCGAATATGCGGGGGCAATCGATTGAGCTGCATCTGGCTGATCGAATTCCTACTCTGATGCTTAATGAGAAAGAGATGAAGCAGCTCATCTTGAATTTGGCGCGAAACGGCATGGAGGCTATGGATCAGCATGGCGTGCTTCGTCTGGAAACGACGGCGTATCCGGATTATGTGGAGCTGTGTGTGACGGATAGTGGCAGCGGTATTCCACCTGAGAAGCTGGAGCGATTGTTTGAACCGTTCTTCACGACCAAGACTAGAGGGACAGGTCTTGGGCTGCCGCTATGCCTAAGTATCGTGGAAGGGCATGGCGGCGAAATCGCGGTCGATTCGAAGGAAGGAACCGGAACGACGTTCAAGGTGAAATTCTATCGGAATCGGAATTACATCGGAGCGACGACTGCAACTGCTGCTGGGATGCATCTTGCATAG
- a CDS encoding SGNH/GDSL hydrolase family protein has translation MTMDEAVWKHRNPLAHTCKALEEGQLTVGFIGGSITDARPRHNWPEPVIAWLVEQYPQARIIVENAAIGATGSELAVFRAKRDLIDRGCQLVFIDYAVNDSGEPSDKRQRTREGLVRKLLEDGSRDVVLAHTFMQSMYAAMSEGGVPVTIAELETLAEHYGTGSVWMGLHALEEVRKGRMRWEEWLPDSLHPTHRGSLSYAQSIIAFLEKELYNQHNQRLHPEAKPSNAKQQLPEPLHPQHWGEAVLLPLSEVRTEGPWVLRRWPFYEWIDQVLETAAVGAKLAFSFEGRGLSLGFDFGKTSSEFRYRIDGGDWITTSRERPDWCGDDGWYRDCFLGDDLGEGLHQFELEVTHGDRPECRGTNFRLAHIGVIR, from the coding sequence ATGACGATGGATGAAGCTGTTTGGAAGCATCGCAATCCTTTGGCACACACTTGTAAGGCGCTTGAAGAGGGGCAGTTGACGGTTGGATTTATTGGCGGGTCGATTACGGATGCCAGGCCGAGGCATAATTGGCCGGAGCCGGTCATTGCTTGGCTAGTAGAACAGTACCCGCAGGCACGCATCATTGTAGAGAATGCCGCGATCGGCGCGACTGGCAGCGAGCTTGCCGTGTTCCGGGCGAAGCGGGATCTGATCGACCGCGGCTGCCAGCTAGTGTTTATCGACTACGCGGTGAACGACTCCGGTGAACCTTCGGACAAGCGTCAGCGCACTCGCGAAGGCTTGGTCCGCAAGCTGCTCGAAGACGGCAGCCGGGACGTTGTGCTCGCACATACGTTCATGCAAAGCATGTATGCAGCAATGAGCGAAGGCGGCGTTCCGGTCACGATTGCCGAGCTAGAGACACTCGCCGAGCATTACGGAACCGGCTCGGTCTGGATGGGCCTGCACGCGCTGGAGGAAGTGAGAAAGGGACGCATGCGCTGGGAGGAATGGCTGCCAGACAGCCTGCATCCGACGCATCGAGGCAGCTTGAGCTATGCGCAGAGCATCATTGCTTTTCTCGAGAAGGAGCTGTACAATCAGCACAATCAGCGACTCCATCCAGAGGCGAAGCCCTCGAACGCCAAGCAGCAGCTTCCAGAGCCGCTGCACCCGCAGCACTGGGGCGAAGCCGTATTGCTGCCACTCTCCGAGGTACGGACGGAAGGCCCATGGGTCCTCAGACGTTGGCCATTCTACGAGTGGATCGATCAAGTGCTGGAGACGGCTGCGGTAGGGGCGAAGCTTGCTTTTTCATTCGAGGGACGTGGACTGTCGCTTGGGTTTGATTTTGGCAAAACATCATCAGAATTCCGTTACCGCATCGACGGCGGCGACTGGATAACGACCTCGCGCGAGCGTCCGGACTGGTGCGGTGACGACGGCTGGTATCGCGATTGCTTCTTAGGCGATGACCTTGGCGAGGGACTACATCAATTCGAGCTGGAAGTTACACATGGAGATCGGCCGGAATGCCGAGGCACGAATTTCCGATTGGCGCATATTGGCGTCATTCGATAG
- a CDS encoding BrxA/BrxB family bacilliredoxin, translating into MSMSFERYMLDMVQPMRDDLTRLGIEELRTPEDVEAKLPDAKGTALVVINSVCGCAAGQCRPGVAQALQNDLTPDHLFTVFAGQDKEATAKAREYFAPYPPSSPSIALMKDGELVHFIERHQIENRSAADIAADLTSAFERFCR; encoded by the coding sequence ATGTCGATGTCTTTTGAACGATACATGCTTGATATGGTACAGCCGATGCGCGATGATCTTACACGTCTTGGAATTGAGGAGCTCCGCACGCCTGAAGATGTTGAAGCGAAGCTGCCAGACGCGAAAGGTACTGCACTTGTCGTTATTAACTCCGTTTGCGGCTGTGCTGCGGGCCAATGCCGTCCAGGCGTTGCGCAAGCGCTGCAGAACGACCTGACTCCAGACCACCTGTTTACGGTATTCGCAGGTCAAGATAAAGAAGCTACAGCAAAAGCACGCGAATATTTCGCGCCGTACCCGCCATCTTCGCCTTCCATCGCATTGATGAAGGATGGAGAGCTGGTGCACTTCATCGAGCGTCACCAAATTGAGAACCGTTCAGCTGCTGATATCGCTGCAGATTTGACATCTGCTTTTGAACGCTTCTGCCGTTAA
- a CDS encoding DUF3905 domain-containing protein, producing the protein MNSPDRRESDGIGQSASSDADNPALDPYEINFLPGFRQGRGPSAPFVNEFGVTIGDHEYESPESPLSQWTEETDPAVMAGDQWVHPFKDIGFMTSENREYFEQGIEPQSGIFMHPDKNVAMGIEEGDSKESGEQSGN; encoded by the coding sequence ATGAACAGTCCAGATAGACGAGAGAGCGATGGCATCGGTCAGAGCGCGAGCTCTGATGCGGATAATCCGGCGCTGGATCCGTATGAAATCAATTTCTTACCTGGCTTTCGCCAAGGCCGGGGGCCCAGTGCTCCGTTTGTGAATGAATTCGGAGTCACGATCGGCGATCATGAGTATGAGTCACCGGAATCGCCGCTCAGCCAGTGGACGGAAGAGACGGACCCCGCCGTCATGGCAGGTGATCAATGGGTACATCCGTTCAAGGACATCGGCTTCATGACGAGTGAGAACCGGGAGTACTTCGAACAAGGGATTGAGCCTCAGAGCGGCATCTTCATGCATCCCGATAAGAACGTCGCGATGGGCATTGAAGAGGGCGATAGCAAGGAGTCGGGTGAGCAATCCGGCAATTGA